The Moraxella haemolytica genome window below encodes:
- the hrpA gene encoding ATP-dependent RNA helicase HrpA, producing MNPSSILSKDRHYLYRLAQEIKNTHGDDQSAKQARYDEILNRSHAAFLKRQSAIPKNLDELLNHDLPVTKEADMLINAIKDNQVIIVAGETGSGKTTQLPKLAMLAGRGIAGQIGHTQPRRLAARSVASRIAEELGEPLGQTVSFKVRFTEEGGQHSIVKLMTDGILLAELGSDRFLTRYDTIIIDEAHERSLNIDFILGYLKSLLPKRPDLKVIITSATLDTERFANYFAKEGKPAPVFSVEGRSYPVEIRYRPLTDQIVLSHDDDAFDEIEDALPRALTAAVTECFDDAAKKGHPHQADILIFASTEAQIRELGEILTTHAPPHTEILPLFARQSFAEQQRIFHHTGKGRRIIIATNVAETALTVPNIRYVIDLGFARISRYNYRSRIQRLPIEAVSQAAANQRAGRCGRIGHGVCIRLYSEEDFYARLEFTEPEILRTNLASVILQMTQLNLGDVAEFDFITPPDFRLVNDGKKLLLELGAITDIPTKTAIKKRKSTPTKLTKIGQIMAKMPIDPRLARMLIAGNHFDCLADMLIIVSALAVQDVRERPINKQSQADQKHALFRREHSDFLFYLELYQALFGLHETNDHQLLSTNARRNFAKKHYLSFTRIREWQKTHEQLSSMMAELGFEIKPAQAELKASGNDSITKIDTKKGVRLSLDKNKKHKKSKQASLSALKGISKQGIPDQTALDYSNIHRALLTALLSFVAHKTDVMGEYLMARSQKARIFPASTLHKKGVDWLMAFEVVETSQVYMRCNAKIEPEWIVVAADGLLKYHYFEPHWSKKVGRVRAYMQISLFGLVIVAKELTNYEPVDIEHAREIFIRDALVGDNYGFNAKFLSHNTAKIKDVERIEDKLRRRDLLVDEERLYQFYDEKIPKHIASRKAFEEFYHEKANDDPNYLFFGDDDVLTQSIDTNQDFPETWQMGTIKLPLSYVFDPNSDDDGVTVRVPIKALSQIDSVALLWGIAGWRYELVLQLLKTLPKELRRQIVPIPDTTDKIFDQLNADGRTGLLDQICQNLLRLGVRVVPADFDPSKVDNYLRPLICVVDDKNHVIEKSRDLARLKARHTTTIRQEVMVEEGLHHDFPEHFNFVRNKHSAGVVMQEFSALKADKTGVAVSIAQFTELKSALNTHQAGVLSLIKAKLGAKQKQLTGQIDKAFKLSFAPLGDLEKLKTLVVDATLQACLHDHAPAFMDDSQSVREHIDALIDDETAWLSEHLPFNKTEFDLTKDKLLTEFLLTGQSTLKTLKDIYISWQSARGKLLMLDREIFGESIEDIEDQLDDLSLSDFIYRTDVDHWREYPRYLQALNIRLDRLVHNLDADLDGVYLLDVHMERLANRVHDPKVSDYRWAVEEYRINLFAQPMKTKFAISEKRLEKLWVSLNTK from the coding sequence ATGAATCCATCATCCATATTAAGCAAAGACCGTCATTATCTATATCGTTTAGCCCAAGAAATCAAAAACACACATGGCGATGATCAGTCTGCCAAACAAGCCAGATATGACGAAATATTAAACCGTTCCCATGCTGCTTTTTTAAAAAGACAATCCGCCATTCCCAAAAATTTGGACGAACTTTTAAATCATGACCTGCCTGTTACCAAAGAAGCAGATATGCTCATTAACGCCATCAAGGACAATCAGGTCATCATCGTAGCAGGGGAGACAGGCTCAGGCAAGACCACGCAGTTGCCAAAACTTGCCATGCTTGCCGGTCGTGGTATCGCAGGGCAAATCGGACACACACAACCACGCCGTCTAGCCGCTCGCTCGGTGGCAAGTCGCATTGCAGAGGAGTTGGGCGAGCCTTTAGGGCAGACCGTGAGTTTTAAAGTGCGGTTTACCGAAGAGGGTGGTCAACACAGCATTGTCAAGCTAATGACAGATGGCATCTTGCTAGCTGAACTTGGCTCGGACAGATTTTTGACTCGATACGATACCATCATCATTGACGAAGCACATGAACGCAGTCTTAATATTGATTTTATTTTGGGTTATTTAAAGAGTCTGCTCCCCAAACGACCAGATTTGAAAGTCATCATCACTTCTGCCACGCTAGATACTGAGCGGTTTGCCAATTACTTTGCCAAAGAGGGTAAGCCTGCACCTGTATTTAGTGTAGAAGGCAGAAGCTACCCTGTGGAGATACGCTATCGTCCTTTGACAGACCAGATTGTTCTAAGTCATGATGACGATGCCTTTGATGAGATAGAAGATGCCCTACCTCGAGCTTTGACAGCAGCGGTTACTGAGTGTTTTGACGATGCTGCCAAAAAAGGGCATCCTCACCAAGCCGATATACTAATCTTTGCCAGTACTGAAGCACAGATTCGTGAGCTTGGTGAAATTTTGACCACTCATGCACCGCCACATACCGAGATTTTACCGCTATTTGCTCGCCAAAGTTTTGCTGAACAGCAAAGAATCTTTCACCACACAGGCAAAGGGCGACGCATCATCATCGCCACCAATGTCGCTGAGACTGCTCTTACTGTCCCTAATATTCGTTATGTGATTGATTTGGGTTTTGCACGCATCAGCCGCTATAATTATCGTTCTCGTATTCAAAGACTGCCCATTGAGGCCGTCAGTCAGGCTGCTGCCAACCAAAGAGCAGGACGATGCGGTCGTATTGGTCATGGCGTGTGTATTCGTCTGTATTCTGAAGAGGATTTTTATGCTCGTTTAGAATTTACTGAGCCTGAGATTTTGCGTACTAATTTGGCCAGTGTGATTTTGCAGATGACTCAGTTAAATCTAGGTGATGTGGCAGAGTTTGATTTTATTACACCGCCTGATTTTCGCCTTGTCAATGACGGCAAAAAACTACTCCTTGAGCTTGGGGCAATTACTGATATCCCCACAAAAACCGCCATCAAAAAACGCAAGTCCACACCGACCAAGCTGACCAAGATAGGTCAAATTATGGCAAAAATGCCCATCGATCCAAGACTTGCTAGAATGCTCATTGCTGGCAATCATTTTGATTGTTTGGCGGATATGCTCATCATTGTCTCTGCACTTGCGGTACAAGATGTGCGTGAAAGACCGATTAACAAACAATCGCAAGCCGACCAAAAGCACGCCTTGTTCCGCCGTGAACATTCAGATTTTTTGTTTTATTTAGAGCTTTATCAGGCATTGTTTGGACTGCATGAGACCAATGACCATCAGTTACTAAGCACCAATGCACGCCGTAATTTTGCCAAAAAACATTATCTTAGCTTTACTCGTATCCGTGAATGGCAAAAGACGCATGAACAGTTGTCATCTATGATGGCAGAATTGGGCTTTGAAATTAAGCCGGCACAAGCCGAGCTGAAGGCTAGTGGTAACGACAGCATAACCAAGATTGACACCAAAAAAGGCGTTAGACTATCTTTGGATAAAAATAAAAAGCACAAAAAATCCAAACAAGCCAGTCTATCCGCCCTAAAAGGCATCAGTAAGCAAGGCATACCTGACCAAACCGCCCTAGATTACTCCAATATTCATCGAGCTTTATTAACCGCCTTATTGTCTTTTGTGGCACACAAAACTGATGTCATGGGAGAGTATCTCATGGCTCGTAGCCAAAAAGCACGCATATTTCCAGCTTCCACTTTGCACAAAAAAGGTGTGGACTGGCTTATGGCGTTTGAGGTGGTGGAAACTTCTCAGGTCTATATGCGATGCAATGCCAAGATTGAACCTGAATGGATCGTGGTGGCGGCAGACGGTTTGTTAAAATATCATTATTTTGAGCCACATTGGTCAAAAAAAGTAGGGCGAGTGCGTGCTTATATGCAAATCAGTCTTTTCGGGCTTGTTATTGTTGCCAAAGAGCTGACCAATTATGAGCCTGTAGATATCGAGCATGCACGAGAGATTTTCATTCGTGATGCACTTGTGGGGGATAATTACGGTTTTAATGCCAAATTTCTTAGCCACAATACCGCTAAAATCAAAGATGTTGAACGCATTGAGGATAAGTTGCGTCGTCGAGATTTATTGGTTGATGAAGAAAGGCTTTATCAATTTTATGATGAAAAAATCCCAAAACACATCGCCAGTCGCAAGGCTTTTGAAGAATTTTATCATGAAAAAGCCAATGACGACCCAAACTATCTATTCTTTGGTGATGACGATGTTCTCACTCAAAGCATTGATACCAATCAGGATTTTCCAGAAACATGGCAAATGGGCACAATCAAGCTACCATTGTCTTATGTATTTGACCCAAACTCCGATGATGATGGCGTAACGGTGCGAGTACCCATTAAGGCACTATCCCAGATTGATTCAGTTGCACTGCTTTGGGGGATTGCAGGGTGGCGATATGAGTTGGTACTACAGCTGTTAAAGACCTTACCCAAAGAGCTACGCCGTCAAATCGTTCCCATTCCTGATACTACGGATAAGATTTTTGACCAGTTAAACGCTGATGGCAGAACAGGACTTCTTGACCAGATTTGTCAAAACCTGCTAAGACTGGGCGTGCGTGTTGTGCCTGCCGACTTTGATCCTAGTAAAGTGGATAATTACCTACGACCGCTCATCTGTGTGGTTGATGACAAAAACCATGTCATTGAAAAAAGCCGAGATTTGGCACGATTAAAAGCACGCCATACCACAACCATTCGCCAAGAAGTGATGGTGGAAGAAGGGTTGCATCATGATTTTCCTGAGCATTTTAATTTTGTGAGAAATAAGCACAGTGCTGGCGTGGTCATGCAAGAATTTTCAGCACTAAAAGCCGATAAAACAGGCGTGGCGGTATCCATCGCCCAGTTTACTGAGTTAAAGTCAGCGCTCAATACGCATCAAGCAGGCGTGCTATCGCTTATTAAAGCCAAACTAGGTGCCAAACAAAAACAACTCACAGGACAGATTGATAAAGCATTTAAGCTGTCATTTGCACCGCTTGGCGACCTTGAGAAGCTAAAAACTTTGGTCGTTGATGCAACCTTGCAAGCATGCCTTCATGACCATGCTCCTGCCTTTATGGATGATAGCCAAAGTGTCCGTGAGCATATTGACGCACTCATTGATGATGAGACTGCGTGGCTGTCAGAACATTTGCCTTTTAACAAGACAGAATTTGATTTAACTAAAGACAAATTACTAACAGAGTTTTTATTAACAGGGCAGTCCACTTTAAAGACCTTAAAAGACATCTACATCAGTTGGCAGAGTGCTCGAGGCAAGCTACTCATGCTTGATCGTGAGATTTTTGGTGAGAGTATTGAAGATATCGAGGATCAGCTAGATGATTTGAGTTTGTCTGATTTTATCTATCGTACCGATGTGGATCATTGGCGAGAATACCCCCGCTACTTACAAGCACTTAATATTCGCCTAGATAGATTGGTACACAACCTAGATGCCGACCTTGATGGGGTGTATCTGCTTGATGTACACATGGAACGCCTTGCCAATCGAGTACACGACCCCAAGGTAAGCGACTATCGTTGGGCGGTAGAAGAGTATCGCATCAATCTATTTGCCCAACCCATGAAAACTAAGTTTGCCATTTCAGAAAAACGCCTAGAAAAACTATGGGTCAGTCTAAATACAAAGTAG
- a CDS encoding beta-ketoacyl-ACP synthase III, with translation MAIYLTATGLHKPKDKITNEELVSAFNAYVDNYNRDNATAIEAGDKTALQHSSAEFIEKASGIKSRYVIDKKGILDPNIMAPIFPARKLGEELSIMAEMGVDALKQALDNAGLKAEDLDGIICACSNFQRVYPAIAIEIQNAVGMTGGFAFDTNVACSAATFGIAQATGMIKAGLAKRVAVVNVEITSAHLNWRNRDSHFIFGDIAAATIIEQSDTPKGYEILDCKLFTQFSTNIKNEYGFMDRSEYLASGEEMHHDIKEPVTDKLFLQEGRKVFREVCPKVSEIISTHLAENQIASEQVKRLWLHQANINMIDLILRTVMGKDADKNIAPIAITEYGNTSSASPMIAFHEHQDGVSSGDLGVICSFGAGYSIGSVIVKKI, from the coding sequence ATGGCAATTTATTTAACCGCCACAGGACTACATAAACCAAAAGATAAAATCACCAATGAAGAGTTGGTGTCAGCATTTAACGCCTATGTAGATAACTACAACCGTGATAATGCCACCGCCATTGAAGCAGGCGACAAGACCGCTTTACAGCATTCATCTGCCGAGTTCATTGAAAAGGCTTCTGGCATCAAATCCCGCTATGTCATTGACAAAAAAGGCATCTTAGACCCAAACATCATGGCACCAATTTTCCCTGCTAGAAAGTTGGGTGAGGAGCTGTCTATCATGGCAGAGATGGGGGTGGATGCGTTAAAGCAGGCTTTAGATAATGCAGGGCTTAAAGCAGAGGATTTGGACGGTATTATCTGTGCTTGTTCAAACTTTCAGCGTGTCTATCCTGCCATCGCCATTGAAATCCAAAATGCTGTTGGCATGACTGGAGGTTTTGCTTTTGATACCAATGTGGCGTGCAGTGCAGCGACCTTTGGCATTGCCCAAGCTACTGGCATGATTAAAGCAGGCTTGGCTAAGCGTGTGGCAGTGGTCAATGTTGAGATTACTTCCGCTCACCTTAACTGGCGTAATCGTGATAGCCACTTTATTTTTGGCGATATCGCAGCAGCGACCATCATTGAACAAAGTGATACACCAAAAGGCTATGAAATCCTAGATTGCAAGCTGTTTACGCAGTTCTCTACCAACATCAAGAATGAATATGGCTTTATGGATAGAAGTGAGTACTTGGCATCTGGGGAAGAGATGCATCACGATATTAAAGAGCCTGTAACGGACAAGTTGTTTTTGCAAGAAGGACGCAAAGTGTTCCGTGAAGTCTGCCCAAAGGTCTCTGAAATCATCAGTACGCATTTGGCGGAAAACCAGATTGCAAGTGAGCAGGTCAAACGCCTATGGCTACATCAAGCCAATATTAACATGATTGATTTGATTTTACGCACTGTGATGGGTAAAGATGCTGACAAAAACATTGCACCAATTGCCATCACCGAATATGGCAACACCAGTTCAGCAAGCCCAATGATTGCCTTTCATGAACATCAAGATGGTGTAAGTTCTGGTGATTTGGGTGTCATTTGCTCGTTTGGGGCAGGCTATTCCATCGGTTCGGTCATTGTTAAAAAAATCTAA
- the trmA gene encoding tRNA (uridine(54)-C5)-methyltransferase TrmA: protein MTKHQQDDYQAQLSAKIQRIEQQFSTFNPPVLQVYPSPISHFRFRAEFRIWHDEDDLFYAMFDRQENGTKTVVRINDFAIASADINALMPVLLEKLKQNQSLSQRLFEVHFLNTLSGEMLVTLIYHKKLDENWQALANTLADELNIKLIGRSRGQKIVLSDEFVTEKMTVKIKENDTDFFYRQIEGGFSQPNAYVCRDMLNFACDVAECIDGNKDLLELYCGNGNFTLPLSKYFNRVLATELAKSSVNAAKWAIKHNNIDNIAIARLSAEEFSEACTGQREFRRLSESGIDIKDYDFNTVFVDPPRAGVDDDTLKILAEFDNIIYISCNPDTLFDNLQFLTQTHQIKRLALFDQFPYTHHIESGVWLVRC from the coding sequence ATGACAAAACACCAACAAGACGACTATCAAGCCCAGCTATCTGCCAAAATTCAGCGTATTGAACAGCAGTTTAGCACTTTTAATCCACCTGTTTTGCAGGTTTATCCATCGCCTATCAGTCATTTTCGCTTTCGGGCAGAATTTCGTATTTGGCATGATGAAGATGACCTGTTTTATGCCATGTTTGATAGACAAGAAAATGGCACAAAAACTGTCGTGCGTATCAATGATTTTGCCATTGCAAGTGCTGATATTAACGCACTCATGCCTGTGTTATTAGAAAAATTAAAGCAAAACCAATCTCTTAGTCAACGCTTGTTTGAGGTTCATTTCTTAAATACCTTAAGCGGTGAAATGCTTGTTACTTTAATTTATCATAAAAAATTAGATGAAAATTGGCAGGCATTGGCAAATACGCTGGCAGATGAATTAAACATTAAACTCATCGGTAGAAGTCGTGGACAAAAGATTGTATTGTCTGATGAATTTGTTACCGAAAAAATGACGGTTAAAATCAAGGAAAATGATACTGACTTTTTTTATCGTCAAATAGAAGGGGGGTTTAGTCAGCCTAACGCTTATGTCTGTCGTGATATGCTAAACTTTGCTTGTGATGTGGCAGAGTGTATTGACGGCAACAAGGACTTATTGGAATTATATTGTGGCAATGGTAATTTTACTTTGCCTTTATCCAAATACTTTAATAGAGTGCTTGCCACTGAATTGGCAAAATCTTCGGTCAATGCCGCCAAATGGGCAATTAAACATAACAATATTGATAATATTGCTATCGCCAGATTGTCAGCAGAAGAGTTTAGTGAGGCATGCACAGGTCAAAGAGAATTTCGTCGGTTAAGTGAAAGTGGCATTGATATTAAAGATTATGATTTTAATACAGTATTTGTAGATCCGCCAAGAGCAGGGGTTGATGATGATACCTTAAAGATTTTGGCGGAATTTGACAACATTATTTATATCTCGTGCAATCCTGATACTTTATTTGATAATTTGCAATTTTTAACCCAAACCCATCAAATCAAACGCCTTGCTTTATTTGATCAATTCCCCTATACACATCATATAGAAAGTGGCGTTTGGTTGGTTAGGTGCTAA
- the prfA gene encoding peptide chain release factor 1, whose product MKESLRQRLDQMSDRFEEVTALLSDPDTISDNKKFRALSVEHSDLSELVALWQSFIQCESDLQTAQEMLADPDMKELAQEEITTARAKIDELTEILNVAMLPKDPNDKATAFLEIRAGTGGDEAAIFSGDLFRMYQKYAQSQGWQVEVLSANEGEHGGYKEIISRVSGAGVYGRLKFESGAHRVQRVPETESQGRVHTSACTVAVMPEVEIDDMVEINPADLRIDTYRSSGAGGQHVNTTDSAVRITHIPTGVVAECQQERSQHANKDKAMKMLIAKIQQAKVQAQIDQTSDMRRNLVGSGDRSERIRTYNFPQGRITDHRINLTLYKLDAIMEGDLGELLDSLLREHQADLMASVSG is encoded by the coding sequence ATGAAAGAATCCCTACGCCAACGCCTAGATCAAATGTCGGATAGATTTGAAGAGGTTACGGCACTTTTATCCGACCCTGATACCATTTCTGATAACAAGAAGTTTCGTGCTTTATCGGTGGAGCATAGCGACCTGTCCGAGCTTGTGGCACTTTGGCAATCTTTTATCCAGTGTGAAAGCGATCTCCAGACCGCTCAAGAAATGCTTGCTGACCCTGATATGAAAGAGCTTGCCCAAGAGGAAATTACCACCGCCAGAGCTAAAATTGACGAGCTTACCGAAATTTTAAATGTAGCAATGTTGCCCAAAGACCCTAATGACAAGGCAACGGCATTTTTGGAGATTCGTGCAGGCACAGGTGGGGACGAGGCGGCCATATTTTCGGGCGATTTATTTCGTATGTATCAAAAATACGCTCAATCACAAGGCTGGCAAGTGGAAGTGTTATCCGCCAATGAAGGTGAACACGGTGGTTATAAAGAAATCATCAGTCGTGTGTCGGGTGCAGGCGTGTATGGACGGCTTAAGTTTGAGTCTGGGGCACATCGTGTTCAGCGAGTTCCAGAGACCGAATCTCAAGGGCGAGTACATACTTCAGCGTGTACCGTAGCGGTAATGCCTGAGGTAGAGATTGATGATATGGTTGAGATCAATCCTGCCGATTTACGCATTGATACTTATCGTTCAAGTGGTGCAGGTGGTCAGCATGTCAATACCACAGACTCTGCGGTGCGTATTACTCACATTCCCACAGGTGTGGTGGCAGAATGCCAACAAGAACGCTCACAGCATGCCAATAAAGACAAAGCGATGAAAATGCTCATTGCGAAAATCCAACAAGCCAAAGTTCAGGCTCAAATTGACCAAACCAGCGACATGAGACGAAACCTAGTCGGCTCTGGCGATAGAAGTGAACGCATTCGTACTTATAACTTCCCACAAGGGCGAATCACGGATCATCGCATTAATCTCACCCTCTACAAGCTAGATGCCATCATGGAAGGGGATTTGGGTGAATTGCTTGATAGCTTGCTAAGAGAACATCAAGCAGATTTGATGGCGAGTGTATCAGGGTAG
- the lysS gene encoding lysine--tRNA ligase yields MSNQSQTPEQPISENDLIAGRLAKLQVLENKAKEVGKTAYPNTFKRKDYAQDLQTQFEGVDKQAIEDGEKVYAKVAGRVMLNRGSFIVIQDMTGRIQLYVDRKGLGGETLDLIKSLDLGDIVAGSGYIGRSGKGDLYIHLEQFELLTKSLRPLPDKFHGLNDTEVKYRQRYLDLMVNEETRKTFEIRSKVVAGIRDYLTKERYMEVETPMMHIIPGGASAKPFITHHNALDMDLYLRIAPELYLKRLVVGGFERVFEINRNFRNEGVSTRHNPEFTMIEFYEAYADYKDLMALTENMLEKLATDILGTTDVPYGDEVFSFKAPFAKIPMSEAILKYNPNLSLENINDREFLADFVKNTLKEEVKPSFGLGKLQTIVFEETVETQLRQPTFITEYPAETSPLARRNDDDPHITDRFEFFIGGRELANGFSELNDPIDQAERFRAQVAEKDAGDDEAMHYDADFIEALEYGLPPTAGEGIGIDRLVMIFANAPSIRDVILFPHMRHKQES; encoded by the coding sequence ATGTCAAACCAATCTCAAACCCCTGAACAACCAATCAGCGAAAATGATTTAATTGCAGGGCGACTCGCCAAATTACAAGTACTAGAAAATAAAGCTAAGGAAGTTGGTAAAACCGCTTATCCAAATACCTTTAAGCGTAAAGACTATGCTCAGGATTTACAGACTCAATTTGAAGGCGTAGATAAACAAGCCATTGAAGATGGCGAAAAGGTCTATGCCAAAGTCGCAGGGCGAGTCATGCTGAATCGTGGGTCGTTCATTGTCATTCAAGACATGACAGGACGCATTCAGCTGTATGTGGATAGAAAAGGATTAGGTGGCGAAACACTAGATTTAATCAAATCACTTGATTTGGGCGATATTGTTGCAGGGAGTGGCTATATTGGTCGTTCTGGTAAAGGTGATTTGTACATTCATTTGGAGCAGTTTGAGCTACTGACCAAATCTTTACGCCCCTTGCCTGATAAATTTCACGGACTTAATGACACCGAAGTCAAATATCGCCAAAGATATTTGGATCTCATGGTCAATGAAGAGACACGCAAAACTTTTGAAATTCGTTCAAAAGTCGTGGCGGGCATTCGTGATTATCTAACCAAAGAACGTTATATGGAAGTAGAAACGCCAATGATGCACATTATTCCTGGTGGTGCATCTGCCAAGCCGTTTATTACCCATCATAATGCTTTGGATATGGATTTATATCTACGCATCGCTCCAGAGCTGTATTTAAAACGCTTGGTTGTTGGTGGATTTGAGAGAGTATTTGAGATTAATCGTAATTTTAGAAATGAAGGCGTATCCACTCGCCACAACCCTGAATTTACGATGATTGAATTTTATGAAGCCTATGCTGATTATAAAGATTTGATGGCATTGACTGAAAATATGCTAGAAAAATTGGCAACTGATATTCTAGGTACGACCGATGTTCCTTATGGCGATGAAGTATTTAGCTTTAAAGCCCCATTTGCCAAAATCCCAATGAGTGAGGCGATTTTAAAATACAACCCAAACTTATCATTGGAAAATATCAACGACCGTGAGTTCTTGGCAGATTTTGTAAAAAATACGCTAAAAGAAGAGGTTAAGCCCTCTTTTGGACTGGGTAAACTTCAAACAATCGTCTTTGAAGAAACGGTAGAAACACAGCTAAGACAGCCGACTTTCATTACCGAATACCCAGCAGAAACTTCGCCATTAGCTCGCCGTAATGATGATGATCCACACATTACTGACCGTTTTGAGTTTTTTATTGGCGGACGAGAATTGGCAAATGGTTTTTCAGAGTTAAACGACCCTATTGATCAAGCCGAACGCTTTCGTGCCCAAGTCGCCGAAAAAGATGCAGGCGATGATGAAGCAATGCACTATGACGCCGATTTCATTGAAGCCTTAGAATATGGCTTACCGCCAACAGCCGGTGAAGGCATTGGTATTGACCGCCTTGTGATGATTTTTGCCAACGCTCCGAGTATTCGTGATGTCATTTTGTTTCCGCACATGAGACATAAACAAGAGAGCTGA
- the dnaX gene encoding DNA polymerase III subunit gamma/tau, with amino-acid sequence MSEQYQVLARKYRPKNFAQMIGQTHITHALTNAIDTGRLHHAYLFTGTRGVGKTTIARILAKCLNCETGITSQPCGVCDTCVSVDNGRFIDLIEIDAASRTKVEDTRDLLENVPYAPTQGRYKVYLIDEVHMLSTHSFNALLKTLEEPPEHVKFILATTDPQKLPITIVSRCLQFVLRPMSQALLHEHLSGILNTERIDFDENAVWQLASSAKGSVRDALSLTDQAIAFGGGRLNADTVAQMLGLVDGLDVISLIDDIYTDRRQQVAQHITRLREQMVDAVAVLDAIIDGLHELALIQFLPLQMDKNQEQRQAFLNLSQKISADTLQLYYEIAIKTRESVRLASTPMQALEMGILRLLAFRPLHTYQTFSNQTTTNEINVADTTADVAEQADNHTDGNTNDNINNHAIDSHATEELSDGVDVTHTQKVSIEPQMSHYPSNDNDGMACQELDLQPKEIQGVQSLTDDILTNDDSILDTDLQSTADTKHAHQDSLPSDVLANHTNEPIELTNKASLIQKLHAPKAELTGEWDAQKWDYWLFLARQEGIFDNDELALLHHSRMMGSIDNVSTLYVQSNNAQVDTSFASAKEKIARHFPDIKLSDELPSLTDNDKHSTPYVLQQERAADVLIDAQNQIIQSPVVQQLWQLGFIQNDKNPIIVSTKLTLDHSTK; translated from the coding sequence ATGAGCGAGCAATATCAAGTCTTAGCAAGAAAATACCGTCCAAAAAACTTTGCTCAAATGATAGGGCAGACGCACATCACGCATGCCCTAACCAATGCCATTGATACAGGTCGGTTGCATCATGCTTATCTGTTTACAGGCACTCGTGGGGTGGGTAAGACAACCATCGCTAGGATTTTGGCAAAATGTCTCAATTGCGAAACAGGTATCACAAGTCAGCCTTGCGGGGTGTGTGATACTTGTGTGAGCGTGGATAATGGGCGATTTATTGACCTAATAGAAATTGATGCCGCTAGCCGAACCAAAGTTGAAGACACCAGAGACCTGCTTGAAAATGTGCCTTACGCACCCACTCAAGGACGCTATAAGGTCTATCTGATTGATGAAGTGCATATGCTTTCAACGCACTCTTTTAATGCACTATTAAAGACATTAGAAGAGCCACCTGAACATGTTAAGTTTATCCTAGCAACGACCGACCCCCAAAAACTACCCATCACCATCGTATCCCGCTGCCTACAATTTGTGTTGCGTCCGATGTCTCAAGCATTGCTACATGAGCATCTAAGTGGCATCTTAAATACTGAACGCATTGACTTTGATGAGAATGCCGTTTGGCAACTGGCTAGCTCCGCTAAAGGCTCGGTGCGTGATGCATTATCCTTAACTGACCAAGCCATTGCCTTTGGTGGCGGTCGTCTCAATGCTGATACAGTCGCACAAATGCTAGGGCTTGTTGATGGGCTTGATGTGATATCGCTGATTGACGATATTTATACCGACAGACGCCAACAGGTTGCACAGCATATCACTCGTTTGCGTGAGCAGATGGTTGATGCAGTGGCAGTACTTGATGCCATCATTGATGGACTGCATGAGCTTGCCTTGATACAATTTTTGCCATTACAGATGGATAAAAATCAAGAGCAAAGACAAGCATTTTTAAACCTATCCCAAAAAATCTCTGCCGATACTCTGCAACTGTATTATGAGATTGCCATCAAAACTCGTGAATCAGTCCGCCTTGCTAGCACGCCAATGCAGGCACTTGAAATGGGGATTTTAAGACTTCTGGCGTTTCGTCCACTACACACCTACCAAACCTTTTCCAATCAAACCACCACCAACGAAATCAATGTGGCTGATACAACCGCTGATGTAGCCGAACAAGCCGATAACCATACAGATGGCAATACGAATGATAATATCAACAATCATGCCATAGACAGCCACGCCACCGAAGAGCTGTCTGATGGTGTTGATGTAACGCATACACAAAAGGTAAGCATAGAGCCACAGATGAGTCATTACCCATCAAATGATAATGATGGGATGGCTTGCCAAGAACTAGATTTGCAACCTAAAGAGATTCAAGGGGTTCAAAGCCTAACAGATGATATTTTAACCAATGATGACTCAATCTTGGATACAGACTTGCAAAGTACTGCGGATACCAAGCACGCCCATCAAGATAGCTTACCATCTGATGTACTAGCCAATCATACAAATGAGCCAATAGAGCTGACCAATAAAGCCAGCTTGATTCAAAAATTACACGCACCAAAAGCTGAGCTGACGGGTGAATGGGATGCACAAAAGTGGGATTATTGGTTATTTTTAGCACGCCAAGAGGGCATTTTTGATAATGATGAGTTGGCGTTATTACATCATAGCCGAATGATGGGGAGTATTGACAATGTCAGTACATTATATGTACAAAGTAATAACGCACAAGTTGATACCAGCTTTGCTTCTGCTAAAGAGAAAATCGCTCGTCATTTTCCAGATATAAAACTTAGCGATGAACTGCCTTCGTTGACGGATAATGACAAACATAGCACGCCATATGTTTTACAACAAGAGCGTGCAGCAGATGTACTCATTGATGCCCAAAACCAAATTATCCAAAGTCCTGTTGTGCAGCAACTGTGGCAACTTGGCTTCATTCAAAATGACAAAAACCCCATCATCGTAAGCACCAAGCTCACTTTGGATCATTCTACTAAATAA